The Perca fluviatilis chromosome 3, GENO_Pfluv_1.0, whole genome shotgun sequence nucleotide sequence cctcatactctgcttctgactggctagtagtccttacactaggtactgtcagggcacgccctcatactctgcttctgactggctagtagtccttacctaggtactgtccgggcactcatactctgcttctgactggctagtagtccttacctaggtactgtcagggcacgccctcatactctgcttctgactggctagtagtccttacctaggtactgtcaggggacgccctcatactctgcttctgactggctagtagtccttacctaggtactgtcagggcatgccctcatactctgcttctgactggttagtagtccttacctaggtactgcgcatgtgcgactcccaacaaagatggaacagaagtgagatgtctcattctgtagctaaaacagagagctcaacacacagggtgaaaagaggagctgcagcaatgtgcagtacaacaaaaatatggtgtttttttttttaaattaaaccacataaacctattcagGTACAACCTCtactatgaacctgaaaattagcataatatgagctctttaaTATCAAAAAGATGCACACTAGAGCTTTAACACTGCCATCAGCCTGCGACTGGCCCCGGCTCGGCCCTCGTCACAGAAAGACACTTGCCACCGAGCCGAAggacttttctgggggaaaccctgttgATTCTACAAAAACAATACAACGTGTCTTTTGGGACATTTGTCTGTCTTCAACcgtttaactgtttttttatttggcaGATTGTGGCATCAGTTGACTCTCAGGCTGACAGACTTTGTGAAAGATCCTTGCTTCAAAACAGGAGATGGCCTCATACAGGTAACGGCACAGTCACAGGTGTTATGCTGTACTTGTACAACAACGTACCAGCGAGGATGCACATATTTGAAAAAGTTTCCTAGCATGTAATATTCATATATTGAATGTAAGGGGAATTCATAAATAATGAATGCATCCTAGTTTCTTTGGATATTGATTCAATATTATGTTTTGAAGCAAAGAACTGTGTTCCactctagggctgggcaatatatcgatgttatatcgatatcgtgatatgagactagatatcgtcttagattttgaatatcgtaatatggcataagtgttgtcttttcctggttttaaaggctgcgttacagtaaagtgatgtcattttctgaacttaccagactgttctagctgttctattatttgcctttacccacttagtcattatatccacattactgatgattatttatcaaataaatattttgtgaaagcaccaatagtcaacactataatatcgttgcggtatcgatatcgaggtatttggtcaaagatatcgtgatatttgattttctccatatcgcccagccctagtccacTGGTTTGCATTACATTAGACCAAATTGTTTTATGTGTCGACTTTAATAactcattttttgttttactcaGAATCTTCAATTTGGACAACATATATTTAAATGCTTACATGAGATCATCTCAGTACAAGTTTGATAAATTGATAAACAGTGATATTGAATTATTGCCAAGACCTACATCTCTCCATCTCGCGCTGTTGTGGTTGTTTTATGTGTATTATTTATGGTCATTAACGTGCCATTAGCTGCTCTGTTTGGTTGtgtttgaaaggaaaaaatcAGTAACGTCACAACTGGAAGCCTCACCACTGGTTATAAGggattaaaataaaatctgtgcCAACATTTACATACCAGACATTTACATTAACATTGAACTTCACACAATTTGCTAATTTTCTCTTAATTAGGATCTTCAACCGTCGATAATGTGAAAATCCGAATACTGTTCATGGCCagcagggctgcacaatatatcatattttcctcatgtcgtgcagccctaatggcCACTATCACGAGTTAAACATtgaacattttgtttgtttgttttttttgctctgacggctctttttttttctttcttcttaaagCTCTATGACAATTTCCTCAGTGACTTCGAACACAGGTGAGCTAAAGGTTCCTCAAACACTCTGTCCGCCAGTTCAGTATTTCCTGCTTCTTTCGAtgcttattttattatttttttctccctcgtCAGAATCAACCCGTTGTCCCTCATGGagattatactgtatgttgccaGACAGATGAAAGGTAAGAACAACATGATGCAGCAGGAAGGGCAGAATACActtatcttttatatatatatatatatatatatatatatatatatatatatatatatatatatatatatatatatatatatatatatatatatatatatatacttttatttttttactttttttaatattttcaaacatttttCCCAGATCCTAAAGATGCTATCACTTTTCTTGAGAAGACCAAGGAAAAGGTAAGACACCTAACCAATGCTAATGCAGGCCAACACCACAGTCCTGCAATAAAATGTATCTTTTCATGAATATTAGAGCAAGTTTTAATTTCACACGTTaaaatgctcgcctagctgctagcgtggcacgccctcatactctgcttctgactggctagtagtccttacctagctactgtcagggcacgccctcatactctgcttctgactggctagtagtccttacctagctactgtcagggcacgccctcatactctgcttctgactggctagtagtccttacctagctactgcacatgtgcgactcccaacaaagatggaacagaagtgagatgtctcactctgtagctaaaacagagagctcaacacacagggtgaaaagaggagctgcagcaatgtgcagtacaacacaaatatggtgttttttgaaaattacaccatgtaaacctattctggtacaacctctaaatacaattatgaacctgaaaatgagcataatatgagcactttaactctATGGTTGTTTTGAAGGCCGTAGTCCCTTGTGATGTTGTGTTTTACTGAGAGATGTTTTGTCATAGTTCATATAACAGAAACCACCCTCTGTATATCACAAACAAGTTATACAGCATCACAAACTGCATCCTCCAAAAATTATCATAAAGTtgcatcaacacaaactgaacattataaccttcatgaaggaggatttattgcaggactgttgtattaAACTGCATCAATTTTTAGGTACATGGACCCAATCGTAAACTGGCAACGAGGTGTAAATGATTGAATGATTGAGCTAACCTTACTCTGTCTCCGTCTGGTTCAGGTGAAAAGCAGCGACGAAGCAGTCATTCTCTGCAAGACTTCCATCGGCAGACTTAAACTGGAGATCAACGATCTTCCCGCCACAAAGGTAAACGCTCCTGAACTCTCagctctctcccttttctccaAAAAGGGCCTCGTTCAGATATAATACGTTATTGCAGATTTCGAACGTCACGCGTTAATGTGTCGGTAACACCAACAGCTGTTAAACGAAAACGCAGGTGCTGAGTTTGGGTATCTGTAGAGAACCAGTCGGACTGGTGCATCCCTGGAGTGGTGTCTCCGACCCTGTGGAACGCCCTTCCTCTTGTCTTACGTTCTGCACTCTCTGTTGATGCtgttaaaaagcagctgaagacttgCTTGTTTAAACTTACTTCTGTCTCATGTTTGTGACTTTGGGTATATAAAGGTGTCACGCATTTTTTAGGCTGGAAcagttttttgtcacatacagcaaacatctcctgcCTGTTTCctgaacacactttaaaaaaaaaacagtctctgtagacagcccaggctccacaaacgccaacaaaaacaaactgcgccaacctgcaccaccaaacataacagtcttccagcgttccagccaataaccaacaAGAAGGATTTGTGGGTGGGAGTTtgggggggggttagtgcgcggaagggagggggaggggacgggatgtggaggagggagggaggggcgagctagcctccttTTTGTCAACAAGAAGTAGCGTCACCCagcatcgcttagagcaccttaagtcttttaattttttattccaTTATTATCATTTTACTATTTGGGTCTTATTTTAACAAtttatcatgtgaagcactttctCTGTagaaggtgctatatcaaataaacttattgctttattatgatgatgataattGCTAATATAAACTGTCCTAGAATCTATAATACTACTGACCTGCCAGATAATGGGATTTGTACGTAGCCTGACCTATTCTGGAAACATATAAAGTGCATGGCGTGCCCAGctgacacacaaacaagtaAAAGAAGAAACCTGATCCACAATAACCAGAGATTTTCCTTTTTGTCACTTCCAGAAAATCATTGAAGACGTTGAGGAAATGTTGAATAACTTGCCCGGCGTGACGTCGGTCCACGGCCGGTTCTACGACCTCTCCAGCAAATACTACCGCATCATCGGGAACCACGCGTCCTACTACAAGGACGCTCTGCGCTACCTCGGCTGCGTGGAGATCACAGACCTTCCAGGTGAGCGCAGACAAAACGCTCTGACTTCATTTCAGGCTGTTAATATCGTCTTTCATATCCGTGGCTGAATGATTTCATCTTCAGGGTCCAACAATAACGGCCCGGGCCGAGGAAAGCGCCACGTCGGGCCAGTAACTAGAACCACTCGCTCGCCTGTTCAGGCGCCATCGTATCATGAATTGCGTCATTGTTCTCCTGCACCCGTCAGAGAATCGTTTGATTGTGCCATTGGTCAAGAATGTCTCTCtactttgtttttacatttcacgCTTTTTCTGCGTCTTTCGatgctttttgtgtgtttttttttgtttgttgttgtttttttttagcatttttgacattttttattctttaacattttttaaagtttttttctttttccgatttttctttttttgattacATTCACGTATAAATGATTTATATGGACTGATAAAAATTGACTTTGGGCAAGTATAAgtaatttttttccccagttGCCCTACCAACGATGACGATGAAAAAGACCGTTTAACATTGACCCGTGATGTTGTCGTTACTCCACAGAGACGGAGAAGCAGGAACGGGCGTTCACACTGGGACTGGCTGGACTCTTAGGAGAAGGAGTTTACAACTTTGGAGAGCTGGTGGGTTTAACAGTTGTACGTTGGATGCATGTTGTttctaacctgactccaccagatggattgcttcgcatttgctcggcatctccatctgggaactttccgttggagaacttttgggaaggggcgaaaatcctggttatctgattggataaaccacctgtctatcaccacctatgttggtgatagacgggccaaatcaaccaatcagatcaaactcttgccgaaaccagtcgggagaagagcagaaacatcttttcctccgagaaaagcctccagtgccgttttttggctcttctttcaatgaaggaatactttctaattcggataaaacttgctgcgatagctacgctcatctcatccagGGAAGTGCCCACGTTGTTTaaactgaacagtcgcttctcgttgcgtcacaccaaaacacacctcaaaaccaacgctgattggtcggtcgtttggcgaaaggctccaaattttctcgatctcaagatgccagactgatctgggagtagaaaactggagctcgccagatcaggacgctctcaccagGCTATGTTGTTTATCCATGCTGGCCAATCATTTAACCCttatgttgtcttcccgtcctCCCGGGTAGGCCGGGGCAACTctggtttttttctttctcgaggtttttcactttttcttttcttttcttttttaggtttttgttgcttttcctgcGCTTTTTTCATTACCACCAGGTTCACCACTATTatcaacttattaccactagttttacaaaaaaaattacattcgTGGTGAATTAACCTcatttttttagtttaaaaaaaaaagctgaaattatagATTATTTCGATAAATTGTTACAATTGAGTGCATAATAACAGACTGTCAAAGTTAAGTCAAGATTcattgttttttcaaatgctataaaattttataaaacacccaaaatgctATGAAAGTAGCCAACTGCCCCTTCATTTTACTCgagaagagcgttgtagggaacaacgcgtgttatttttggggcaatccgcttgaaagaaaacccaaatttctgatgtagaaactgtGGAAACGGGTCCagtttgacccaaggacaataGGTGGGTTAAATGAAGCTTGTTGACGTCTGCTGTTGTGTCTTTGCAGCTGATGCATCCTGTGCTGGAGACCCTGAggaacacagacaaacagtggCTCATCGATACGCTGTACGCCTTCAACGGCGGCAATGTGGAGAAATTCCAGGGCTTCAAGACAGCCTGGGGCCAACAGGTGAACGACCTTATATAACCGCTCGACATAGGCTACGTCTACACTGCTGCCTTCTCCTTTTTAAGCTGCGCTTTGAGACAAAAAACATCTCCGTCTACACAcgagttttagctccagtagcagaactaatctccgtccatATTAACACGTCTGACAACACGTATCGCATGACCGTTGACGcacactgggcatgtgcgtgccgctgtaaacaggaagcagattgtctgacgGTACTCTGCAGTTGAAAATCACTCATGTTTAagttgaaaatactttgaagaaAGGGATGTAAAGGTATGTTGTTGGGTTGACCTCTCGTGACTTGAGATTTCTTCgtcttcatttgtttttctACACTAATTAATTTAGCTTTCTTTTAGCCTGCTTTAGCTCCGTTACTGGACATGTATTGCACGAGGAGCTCTGATCAAAGAAAGAAGTAAATAGGGCTGCCCtcttagtccattagtcatgttttatgctttttcatgctgaaggtcttatttccaagaaacttctgAGCACATCTCTGATAAACACCAGATTTAAAGGGGGGCGTTTGCATAGGGCTGCTCCATTATGGGAAAaatatataatcacgattatcagtcagtattgaaatcacgataatttaacacgattactcgttgacttctggaaagatgatgcaattattgaacttaaaaaaggTGGGAACAAGtttaataaatcaacagtaaaaaaacaactgtgaactttgccttaatacttaattttttcattcagaacacaagagaaaataagtttACTTGCACAACGCAATGAGCGAaatgtttttctcgattattctgtttttgtgatcattgggagccaaaatcataattgCAATTAacttttgattaattgcacagccctacttttGCATGATTCTCTGTGGAGAAACTCtgttttacagatctgttgCTTAAATCAACTACCCCGACAAATGGATTTCTCTGTCGTGTTTTTGACTAAGAATATATTTACTCAAGGACAGCCCTAGACACCTTTAAACCTCTACAGCAATACATCGCTGCCCTTAATCAACCCCAGTTATGATAAACGGAGAAATAAGCTATTCAAATTCTACTTTCTCTTCATGCGTGTGCCCGACACAGTGAATACTCAGcgatggaatgtaactaagtacatttactcaagtccaaatgttgaggtacttgagtcttttcttttcatgccactttctacttctactctgctacatttcagagagaaatactgtactttttactctactgaattcatctgttacagctttagttactagttactttacacattaaggtTATTgctcacaaaacacatgtagtttataaaatctgatgttttatcataaattaaactacccaacaatataactgctgagatgatgagaccattaaacacacaactgtttggatcctttacactttctaaaatatgaggatttttctgcattgagtacttttaatactttatgtACATGTTCCTGACAATACTTgcatacttttactaaagtgacatttttaacgcaggactttgacttgtaacagagtatttttacagtgtggtattggtacttttactgaagtaaaggatctgaataatACTTCCACCGCTGGTGATAGCAGAGTTTAAGCCTCTGTAAGTGAGAGGATGTATTACGCAACCTTTTGATCGGAGCTGTTACCGTGCCAACAGCAATCTGAAACCGGGTCACAGGATTTTACACTTGAACATCATCGCTGATATTTGGCAACtgtctgatttatttatttttatctctcTCTTGGTTGTAGCCTGACCTCGCAACCAATGAAGCCAAACTGATGCAGAAGATCCAGCTGCTCTGCGTGATGGAGGTGAGGACCCCACCTTCTTCAGTCAATTAGTTGTTTTCTATTccttttcatgctgaatgactttatttccaa carries:
- the psmd13 gene encoding 26S proteasome non-ATPase regulatory subunit 13 yields the protein MRDVTGFLKQQQSTSSTPEMATEWHTLEDLYNKRLWHQLTLRLTDFVKDPCFKTGDGLIQLYDNFLSDFEHRINPLSLMEIILYVARQMKDPKDAITFLEKTKEKVKSSDEAVILCKTSIGRLKLEINDLPATKKIIEDVEEMLNNLPGVTSVHGRFYDLSSKYYRIIGNHASYYKDALRYLGCVEITDLPETEKQERAFTLGLAGLLGEGVYNFGELLMHPVLETLRNTDKQWLIDTLYAFNGGNVEKFQGFKTAWGQQPDLATNEAKLMQKIQLLCVMEMTFTRPANNRQLTFTEISKSAKIPVNEVELLVMKALSVGLIKGNIDEVDQKVQMTWVQPRVLDLQQIKGMKERLDFWCGDVKNMAMLVEQQAHDILT